gttgatggactagtagcCGTATAATTTCTGTTGCAACATCGGCTTGGAGTTTCAATGGCATTATTTGTTGTTTGCTCCATTGCTTCAATGCCTTCGCTAATCTTGCTAGTTTGATGTGCAGTACTCGAATTTTATCTACCGAGTGGATCGGCTTCTCCCATGATTGCTGGACCACGGTAAGGAAGTTTGGCAATTCTCCCAAGTATGATTCAaaacaaaaggtgttccttctTTGCTGTTGCAGCATATACGAGAGTAGGAGAGGAGAGTGATCTGACATTGAGGATGAGAGAGCTTGCAGAAAGCAGTTCGGGTGGCCCATTTCCCATTGTTCAGTGTAGAACAGATGGTCGATTTTGGTGAAAGTCGGGGTGTCGGTGCCACTGGACCAAGAGAAATGCCGGCCGTGTAGGTGCAGTTCTCTGAGCTCCAGATTATTGAGTACTGTCCTAAATATGTTCATCAATCTGAAGTTAATacggctgttgctcttcttgGTTTCTCGGTATATTAGGTTGGAATCTCCCATGACAGTCCATTGCGGCAGCATTTCAGCACGCGTGGATGTTAGCTCTGCCATGAATTCCTGCTTGTCATTGTCCTCCTGCGGTCCATACACTCCTGTGAGGCTAAATGTATTGCCATTTGCCATGTTCTTTATTGTAGCTGACACCATGTATTTACCCACGAGAATGTCCTGCATTATATACTGATGTAAAGAACATGCGATGATCACTCCCCCACTTATGCCTACTGCTGGTAGAACTGCATAAGCCCCAACAAACTGAGGACCCAATGTTTCAGTGATTGTTTGGTCAGTTACTGCGGATAATTTTGTTTCTTGGATGCACACCACCGTGGCGTGATGGTCAGCGATCATGTCCCTAACCACCTGACGTCTCACCACTCCATTTAGGCCCCTCAGATTCCAGTTGAAAATAACACAACTGCTATCATTCATTGAGCACAGGGATTACACCATGATGGAAATAAGTTCCCAGCCTAACCCTTCGAATGTAATAGCAGATGTGCATCGTAGATGCAGTGATATGCCTCGACCACCGTAGACTAGATGAGGTGATTTTCTTCCACACCATCCTGCCTTGCCTCCTACCACTATTCCATCCAGCTACATCACTGTTATTTGAATTTGGAAAATACATAGATAAACTAGTTGTTGACGATCTCCGTGGCTGGAACCTAAGCGGTTGCCGCGCCCACCGTTGTGCTATCAGAGAGGAGGTCATCCACGATAGCCATGGCATGTGGCGGCAATGGATCCTTGAACATGCTGACGAGGCGTTTCTTGTGAACCTCCTGTAGTGTCTAGTTCTCAGGGAGGATGTCCAATTTCTTCATAAGCACCACCTGACAGCGAACCACTGAGTTGAGCTTGGCAATTGGTTTGTCAGCAAGACGCCTGCTTGAACGGCGCCCAACCTTGACGCCCGCCTCATCCTGTTCCTGTTCCGCCTGCATGGACTCTTCCTCATTCTGTTCATCCTGGGCTTCTTCCATCTGCTCCTCAGTGACCTCTTCATCCTGCTCCTCTTGTGCTTGCTCCATCTGTCCCTCAATGTCCAGCTGCAGGGTTATTGCTGGTAGATGTGTaaacagcggcggcgccggcgtagTGATGTGTTCCTGCAGGAAGATTGCCATGTCCAACTGTTGCTGATCCAGCAACACCACTTCATCCTGGCCCTGAATCAATACAGCCACCGCAGGCTCCTGTTCCTGATCCGGCACGGCTCCACTGGTTACTAGCACCGGCCGACTGTGTAGAATGTCTTCAACCGAGAGTGGTGTTTCCGGCGGCGAGTCTAGGAGCCCCGAATGCAGGTGCTGGAACTCAGCCATCGGATCCAACATAGCATCTGTCAACAGAACACCTTATCCCTTCTCTTGCTGCTTGGCAGCCCATACAGCTTTCTCTGGCCCAGTTAGGAATCGGAGGAGTGGAAGGTTGGAGTAGCATCGTTAGTTACCATTTGGGCCTGCTGGACGGCCCAAATGCTGTTGGGGTCATACCTGCGGGAGCCCACTGGGCTCAGGATGCGGCGCGGCGGGTCAGACCCACCCTCGGGCGCACCACCAATCTTCAAACAGTGGAGTTCTTCCGTCAACGCTCCACTGTCAGCCGGAGCACGCGTTGCAGGGGTGCTGGGCCCTACAGAGGCTATGCTCCCTGATAGGCGTGCGTCCTGACTCTGTCCCTGCATCTTCTTTCTTGTCATGTCGAGGGCCTCCTCCTGGTTGGGCAGCTTGGAATATTGTCCCCGTGGCCACGGCTATAGTTTTGCAAATGGGCCGCCCGGTCCTAGCCTGACACTAACCCGTCCTGGCCAAACACTATTAGGCCCGAAGGGTATTCGTGCCGGGCCGGGCTGGCACTACGTGCCCAGGAggcggcccaggcccagcccGATGACCTTTTTATCGGACTGGCTAGCCCGCTAACACGACGGGCCATGCTGTGCTAGTGCCCGGTCCGGCAcaagcagcggcggcagccagCCCCCCGCGTCGACCCccgatggcggcggcagccggacCCCGCGTCGGCCCccgatggcggcggcagccggacCCCGCGTCGgcccccgacggcggcggcagccggccccAGCGACGGCCctcagcgggcggcggcgcagctggcCCCCcgtggcggccgggcggcggcggcccctggCGGCTGGCCCCCCTCGTCAAAAGAAGGTCGGGAGGGAGGTGGGAGGACCAGGGGAGGCTGGGAGCTTGGGGACGGGCCGACGACTGGGAGGTAGGGATGGCCGAATGGAGAGAATTGAAAGGATAAGTTAGGGTTCTGCATTTATATGGTAGTTAGATCGGGCCGCATCGGGCCGGTCCAAAAATCATGCCGGGCTCGTGCTGGCCCAGCGTACTAGGGAggcggcccaggcccggcactatCATCGTGCCATGCCAGCCCTAGCACTATTCACTTCGTGCCGGGCCCGTGCTCGTGCCGTGTTTTTTAGTGTCGGGCCTCGGGCTGCCCAACGGGCCTAGCCCATTTGGAAATCTATACCCACGGCTGCTCGCTCCATGGCTCGCCTGGCCACGTGAGCCGCCGCCATGCACAGGCAATGAGGGAATCCATAAAAATTATTCAACAAGTCCCCAGGAACCGTTGGGTAGTGGGCCGCCTCTCCCGCTGCCGTCGGCGCCGACCCGACGAAGGGCGGATGTGTTGGTGTTGGACTCGCTGCTAGAGCCGGCGTCGTCGGGCGATGAGTAGTCCCTCTTGCGGAACACGAGCCGGTCATGAACCGGTGCCCGCACAGGCGCCTCGTCTCCATCCCGGACACCCGCCGCCCAGTCATGCTGATACGACATGGGCCAGGTATCGCCGGAGGAGGGGCCCGGGGATGCCGGCAGCCGGAAATCGACCACCTGGTCGATGTGGAGGAGCACCGGGTAGGAGGGGAGGCCAATTGGGCCCAGCGCACACGACGAGCATGGAAGTGTCCCTGTCCATCATTATGCTGGTAGGTCTCCGGACAGCCAGGGGGGAGGGGTGTTCTTTAGCCGGAGGAGACCAAACGTGATGACATTGGACTGATCGTGGTTCTAGATGCAGATGTTGAAGCAACCGTCCTCACGAGCAGCTCGGACGGTATTGTCCCCGCGCTTCAGCAACGTCTCAGGTGGCAGCAGTCTTGCGACCGTCCAGAGATGCCGCGCATGCAGGGGAACGTCCTCGAGGCAGAGACGCACCTTGTAGAAAACAATTGTTGCAGTCGCTTGTGTAGCTGGCATCCGTGGCatgaggtggtggcggaggttTCCAATGCACAAACCTCCCTACCAGGAGCCACCGATCGGTGCTCTGGAGTTGGCAGCTCGACGATGGAGGACTCCGGAGTGTACAGCACAACAACGACGAGGTGGTGGTCGAGCCCAAGCGCCCGGCCAAAGGTTCCAGGCGATCGTGGCGCTAGACGGTCGGTCACCGTTGCCCATGTCCACTGCCATGACAGCCCACGCCTGGAGATCATGAGCGCGGACGAACATCTCAGGGGTGAAGGGCGCGTAGCCAAGGACCGCGGATGGGCGCTCACTGGGGTCGCCCAACACGCGATCCATGGCAGGTGATTTCTACTGGCGTGCAGTGGTGGACAGCGGCGGGAACTGAGCTGCGTTCGAGGAGGTGGGGTGCAGTAGTGGGCAACGGCGGGAATTGGGCAATGGTTGGggaaggtggaggtggaggcggtggctgGGTTGGTGGTTTTGCTGGCGGTGAATGAGCTCTACACTGGCGAGCACGGTGACCAAAGTTGAAGTAGAGGATGCATCGGGGTGGTTCACGGCATTGGTGGACCTTGTGACCCGGCGCTAGACACCTAAAACAGCGGTCGGCGGCTCGCTCATGGAAGAGCTCTCGGATGGGTTTGTTGGTTGCTGACAGGGGTCTAAGATGGTGGAACATAGAGATACGCTAAGAGGAAAGCCATTGTTTGGCCTCCTCCTTGCGCGTTCGCTTGGATTTGGCCGTCTCCCACCTATGGCCATCCTCCCACTGATAAGGCAGGGCGGCAGTTGCCGGGAAGGTGAGGCGGGAGGCAAGGGGGGTCTGGCCGCGGCTGGAAAGTGGAGTCGGGGTTTACCTCCATTAGGACCGACGATGATGGACCTCAACTTTGGCCTCATTTCCATCTGCACAGATGCTCTTGGCCCTCCCATCTGTGCAGGCGACGCAGCGGAGGGAAACATCGCCGCGGCACTGTGGGAGCTGCAGCACCCCGGCTGCTGGTTGGAAGTATTACCTTCTTCATCTTGCACACTCCAGGTCTTCGGCGTGGACAGGAGCACCTCAGCTCCTTGAACGACGGTGGTGGTTCCCCTGACGCATCCAGAACCCCGGAGAGGGGCTCCGGGCTAGGGGAGTAGGAGAAGTCAACCAGATCGGGGGGCGGCGAGGTTGGGTTGGGTGGGAATAGGGGCTGCTGGCGGCCGGAGTGGCTTCCTGGCGATGGGGAGGCTGGGGTGCGTGGGTGGGGGGTTCGGCCATTGAGTTTCAGCGTGCCATAACGTATACAAGGAGGTTGGAGTAGACCTCTTCATTATATTTCATATACTTTGTGATTGTGGCAAATTAACTAGTACCAGCAATTAAAAAATAACACAAAGACGTAATATCTTCAGTCTTATGGAAGACACATAAAATACAATACCCAACATCATGCTAGTTTAACCCTCGGTACAACCCGTGCGTGGAGCGGATTACACATGGTGGTGAAAAAGCCATGGTCTGCTTTCAAATCGACCGCTTCCCCTTCGACCGGATGCCACTCGAAGGCCGTGACCAGATTAGCGAGGAAGTACTCCATGTGAAGTGTCGCGTATCCCATTCCCGGGCATATCCTTCGTCCGGCCCCAAacggcatcatcatcacctttgCTGCCTCCTTGGTTCCAATGGTCAACCGTACGCCTTCTCCTTCCCCGCCAGGCATGAACCGGTCCGGAATGAACTCTTCTGGGGATGTCCATATCTATTGttttttagaagaaaatgtTGTTTAATTAGATAAAAGCTCAATATAAACCCATACGGTTGTAAAATGTTTCACTTTCTGTTCTCAAGTTCAATTTGGGTTAATTTGTTGGAGCCAGCAAACTATTCAGTTTCTGGAAAGTCCTTAAATGAGCCTCTCCACCAAGATATACGGTATATCGTTTTTAGTACAGAGGAAATATGCAAGAGATGCCATAGAGTTTCAGTTGATTTATTATTATGTCATGTCAGAACTAGCATCCCATGTTAGGAAAAAAGTATAGTTGCGTCATGCTATGTAAAATTGTCTACAAAAGATTGTGGTTTGATGTCTAGGACACTGCAAATGTGTGATTTTGTCTGAATGACTATCACTACGCTGTGTCCTAGAGATGAAACCACGTATTATCGATCCATCTCACAAAATCAACGAATGCAGTGTCTTTGGCCTAAAAGCCAAAAACTTTTATTGTTCTCTAGGCACATTAAAAATGCGACTGCGTAGAGATGCTCAGGTCAACAAATTAGATTGGATTTTATGAACTGAAATGAAACAATATTTATCGGTGTCTGTCTCACAAAATCAACGAATGTGGCGTCTTTGGACTAATAAACCAGAATCTTTTAGTGTTCGGTAGGCACATTAAAAATGTGACTGCGTAGAAATGCTCAGGTCAGGAAATTTAATTATTAGATTCCATGAACTCAAACGAAATACCAGTTTTTTTACAAGCAAATTAAATAGTTTTACTTGTACCTTGCTATCTCTGCCGATTTCTTCCAGAGAGAAGTTGACCAAGGTGCCCCGCGCGACCGTCGTGCTACCGACCACCACGTCGCGGCTCATGTGCCGCTGCACCGAAGGGACCGGCGGGTGCCGCCGCAGCGACTCCATCACCACCGCCCGCAGGTACGCgcacgcctcgccgccggccgcctcgaccTCGCCGTGCAGCCGGCTCTGGATGTCCGGCCGCAGCACAAGGTTCGCCAGCGTCCACTCCAGCACGGCGAGGACCGTCCCCGTCGACGCGCCTAGGTACTCTGAAACGAGGCCCACCATCTCACCGTCGGAGAGCTTCCGCCGCCCGTGTGGGTTTCCTTCGTCCGGGACCTCGAGGTTCAGGAGAGTGTCCAcgtacgacgccgccgccgccgtagtcgTGCCGCCGGTACATCGCCACTCCTGGCGTCCTCTGATCAACGGGAGATACAGCTCTTCTTGCCTCCGGCGGGAGTGGACCAGCTGTTTCCATCTATCACGGTACAGCAGCCTCGCGACCTGAGCGAATCACAGCATGGATTCAGACGAGCAAAATGTAACCACACGTGCGCGTGCAATAATGGACTGGACGAACCTTCTCGAACGTGGCGAACACTCGGAAGCTGGGGAGGATTCGTAGGAACTCCTGCTGCGCGGCGCGCATGGCCTCGACCAGCGCGCCATCCACGCCGTCGCCGAAGCACGTGGCCGCGTTCAGCGCGAACAGCGCGGCGTACAGGCACTCGCGAACgggcacggcgccgccgccgcctgcggagCGCGCTGCGATGCcagcgacgagggcggcgagCGCCCGTGCGCGGtggggcgcggcgcgcgcgagtCCGCGGACGGGGTGGAACGCCTCGGAGGTGAGGTTCCGGCGGAGCGCGACCCAGTGCGGGCCGTACGGCACGGTGGTGATGATCTGCAGCCGGCCGTTGGAGATGAtggtggtggcgccgccgccggcggggcggtCGGAGAAGGCGTCGGCGCGGCGGACGAGCGCGTCCACCGCGACGGCGCTGTCCAGGATGACGGTCGTCGGTATGTCGCCTAGGCGGATGCCAAGCAAGCGGAGGATGGACTCCTTGTTAATCACCGGCCACTTGCTTGCGTTGAGATGCCTGAGGAGATTGCAAAGCACCGCGATTATCAGGGTGGCAACAGAAAGAACGAGGGGTGAGATGACATGTAGAAAGCTGCCTTCCATGCTGAGTTTCTGAGCTCATGCATTTCACAATTCACAACGCGATCGAGCTACATATGCAGTATGCAGATGCGCTCGTACCACCACATTTATATACGTAGATGCTGCAAAAAACAACTTCGTTTAGGAGGAACTTATGGCACTTGTTAATTTGTTGTGATTTTTGCAATAATTGGCATGTACAATTTAAAGGAGAGTATTAATTAAATTGCGTTATTGCTTGATTTTGGTTTCTTAAAAAGTTAATCTCAGTTAGTGCTTTTAGCGCCAAACCGTGTAATCTGAATATGCTGTGAATTATGATTGGATTGTATTGAGCCTTGGAGCATGGTTATATTATATGGAGTACATAGCGACTTGGATACCAGTGATAGATAAAAATTAGAAACATTCTATCCTactataataataataatcagaTCCTTCAGATCATTATCCACATACTCTATCTATAGCATGCACAATATAAGAACTAACATAAGAGTCTAACCGGTACAGAATATGACCTGATCGGTTAATCTCAAAGATAATTATATGCAAGTGGCTTGGAAAGTCAGGACTCCGTGAAACCGACAGGACAACTACAGTACATATGCTTTCGCATATACTAGGCAACCACCTCCATTTAAATTTAGAGATGCATCCTGACTATGCCCTGGCTTAAAAGTTATTTTTATCATCAATTAAACTAATTAACCATTTCTGAAAAAATGGTGCTACTATGATATATATTTTTAAGAAACACAAACACATCATTAATGCGCACACAACCATGTTCTAGCTAGATTTCATactcttttaaaaaaattattggtGTCAGCaagtgacgggtccatagacccggggtccccaaTGAGCCCGCTTTTCCACAACGCTCGGCCCAACAGGCGGCGCAGCGACAATGCCGCCTGGGCCAGCTCAGATACACGATGCCAGCCGTGACCACGATCCGGCCACCGACCGGCGCCTCCGACCAGAAGGCCTAGTCAGGGCCGCGACGACAGTCCAATCCGACCAAGTTCCCCCAACCGGGGATATGCCTCTGCTTGGACCGACGCACATCGCTCCCTCCCGACCGACACGGTCAGGATCGACCGGGATGACCGAGGATGCCCGCTCGGTATCGGCCCGGGGAGCTGGTGGAGCGGATAAGGGAAGACGCTCAAGTCAACCACCGTACAGAGGACCGTACCTCGCCACGCCCTCCGCACGCAACGCATAGTGCCGCCCTGCCACGTAAGGCAAACACTATGCTACCTGCCCGTCACGACGGAGCGAACTGATGAGATGAACAGGGATGGAGGGCGATGGCCATCCCGTACCCAACGACGTGGGTACTGACAAAATTAGGCAGTGCCCGTGCAAATTTTCTTTCCctctctctgacttgtaaggcTATCCCCTTGAACTATAAAGGGGGCACGCTCTCTCTATCTATCGAAGACTCTTTGGCTCTCTCTCGACACTCCGACGCTCATACGCACTCGAACACTCTCTCCAACACTTAGCGCACGTTTGAGCCTCCGTCACTCTCCTCCACTTGGACCAGAGCACGACCAGGCCTCGAACACCCCCTTCTCCACTCCTCGCtcatttgtacccccactgcaaacttcgaGCACCTAGGCTCAAGAATACAATCGACAACCGACCcccgactggacgtagggcccattgcctgaaccagtataaatcctgagtcattgtgtgctaggccatatccgatctaacacACGGCAAACTACGTATATTTACCTGTCGGCCAGATTCCGCACCGACAGTTTGGCACCGTCCGTGGGCAGACCACCGTGCGTTCGCATTTTCGGTCTCGGATGGATCACCTTCCTACCATTCTCGGCATGGCGAGCTTGAGCGAATCGATTTGTTTTGGCTCGCTGGAGTTCCCCACGCCCCCGCTTGGTGGGCTGTGGGCTCCCTCCATCTTTGCACCATTCCAGACCTTCCACTTCGGGTGTCTGAACTTCGCCACCGACCAGCTCGGCATACTCCACCTCCACGAGGAGGCGCTCACCCCTGCGACCCCGGAAGGACGAGCACCCTCCATGGGCCTCGGGCCACTCGACGACCTCGACGTCGAGGCACTCGCGCTCCATCTCGAGTCCATGTTTGGCTCGAACCCCACGATGAGTGACGTGGACATTGTCCTGTACTCGTTGTTCAACACCTTCCGCTAGCTCTCCAGAGGGCCCTTGTTGTCTCCGCCGCGCTTGCCACGCAGCCGGTTCCCCTATGGCCTCACGTCCTCTGCGGACACATACGCATGGGGGCTTCGAAGGGCCATGATGTCGCCCCCTCCCATGTGCGAGTTCGTGGGGATGGCGGGCTACGCCCCCGCCTTCTTCCACAACCTCTGCGATGAAGAGGTCGAAAGCGACGGCTCCAGCATCGGCGACCTAATGGCACCTAGCCGTCCTCTGTCGCGGGAATGCGCTATGGCGGACGCCCCGGAGCAGCCACCGGAGGTGATGGAGTCCTAGCAAACTCACACCCCTCCGGACCCTCACGCGGAGGCTCTGGAGCGTGCGCAGGTGCATGGTGATGAGTTGCGACAGCAGCGGCTGAGCCGGAAGCCACCTGCGCCGGCGCGCCCCATGAAACGCTCTGAGCCACGCGCACGCAACCCGACGGGCGGCGCTCGAGGTTGCACCCACCAAGTCCAGCACAACATGTTGGCTGGAGGAGATGATTCCCCTCTGTTCGCTCGGGCTGGCCAGAACATCGCTACCGCGGTGATGCTTCTGCGCAGCCTCCCCGAGCCCGTCGA
This sequence is a window from Setaria italica strain Yugu1 chromosome III, Setaria_italica_v2.0, whole genome shotgun sequence. Protein-coding genes within it:
- the LOC101760271 gene encoding cytochrome P450 89A2, which encodes MEGSFLHVISPLVLSVATLIIAVLCNLLRHLNASKWPVINKESILRLLGIRLGDIPTTVILDSAVAVDALVRRADAFSDRPAGGGATTIISNGRLQIITTVPYGPHWVALRRNLTSEAFHPVRGLARAAPHRARALAALVAGIAARSAGGGGAVPVRECLYAALFALNAATCFGDGVDGALVEAMRAAQQEFLRILPSFRVFATFEKVARLLYRDRWKQLVHSRRRQEELYLPLIRGRQEWRCTGGTTTAAAASYVDTLLNLEVPDEGNPHGRRKLSDGEMVGLVSEYLGASTGTVLAVLEWTLANLVLRPDIQSRLHGEVEAAGGEACAYLRAVVMESLRRHPPVPSVQRHMSRDVVVGSTTVARGTLVNFSLEEIGRDSKIWTSPEEFIPDRFMPGGEGEGVRLTIGTKEAAKVMMMPFGAGRRICPGMGYATLHMEYFLANLVTAFEWHPVEGEAVDLKADHGFFTTMCNPLHARVVPRVKLA